In Streptomyces chartreusis, the following proteins share a genomic window:
- a CDS encoding tetratricopeptide repeat protein: protein MPETSGSTGRTPETHVIDFRAAEQLLAARDPRGAVKLLDEVIAAHPENTAARLLRARAFFAAAQLRPAELEFTIVLEREPDNAFAHFALARTYERQGRAGQAKRHFRLAAALDPNPQYLKAARFDA, encoded by the coding sequence GTGCCCGAGACCAGCGGTTCGACCGGACGTACTCCGGAGACGCATGTCATCGACTTCCGCGCCGCCGAGCAACTGCTCGCCGCGCGGGACCCGCGGGGTGCGGTGAAGCTGCTCGACGAGGTCATCGCCGCCCACCCGGAGAACACCGCCGCCCGGCTGCTGCGGGCGCGTGCCTTCTTCGCCGCCGCGCAACTGCGGCCCGCCGAGCTGGAGTTCACGATCGTCCTGGAGCGCGAACCGGACAACGCGTTCGCACACTTCGCACTCGCCCGCACCTACGAGCGCCAGGGCCGGGCCGGCCAGGCCAAGCGGCACTTCCGGCTGGCGGCCGCGCTCGACCCGAACCCGCAGTACCTGAAGGCGGCGCGGTTCGACGCGTGA
- the coaE gene encoding dephospho-CoA kinase, producing MLKVGLTGGIGAGKSEVSRLLVEHGAVLIDADRIAREVVAPGTPGLAAVVEAFGEDVLAADGSLDRPKLGSIVFADAERLGVLNSIVHPLVGARSRELEEAAAEDAVVVHDVPLLTENGLAALYDLVVVVDTAPDTQLDRLVRLRGMTEEDARARMAAQATREQRLEIADIVIDNDVPLEELQRRVKDVWDELVRRAHGAQEDPSSRSAQE from the coding sequence ATGCTGAAGGTGGGCCTGACCGGCGGTATCGGCGCCGGTAAGAGCGAGGTGTCACGGCTGCTCGTGGAACACGGGGCCGTGCTGATCGACGCGGACCGGATCGCCCGGGAGGTCGTCGCGCCCGGCACCCCCGGTCTCGCCGCCGTCGTGGAGGCGTTCGGCGAGGACGTGCTCGCCGCGGACGGCAGCCTGGACCGGCCGAAACTCGGCTCGATCGTCTTCGCGGACGCAGAGCGGCTCGGCGTGCTCAACTCGATCGTGCACCCCCTGGTCGGCGCCCGCTCCCGCGAGCTGGAGGAAGCCGCCGCCGAGGACGCGGTCGTCGTCCACGACGTCCCGCTCCTCACGGAGAACGGCCTGGCGGCGCTGTACGACCTCGTGGTCGTCGTGGACACCGCCCCGGACACCCAGCTCGACCGCCTGGTCCGGCTGCGCGGCATGACCGAGGAGGACGCACGCGCGCGCATGGCCGCGCAGGCGACGCGTGAACAGCGCCTGGAGATCGCGGACATCGTCATCGACAACGACGTACCACTTGAGGAGCTTCAGCGGCGCGTGAAGGACGTATGGGACGAGCTCGTGCGGCGGGCGCACGGGGCCCAGGAGGACCCGTCGTCCCGCTCGGCACAGGAATAG
- a CDS encoding PAC2 family protein: MLDPQGLYAWEPKGLAVVDMALAQESAGLVMLYHFDGYIDAGETGDQIVDGLLDSLPHQVVARFDHDRLVDYRARRPLLTFKRDRWADYEVPSIEVRLVQDATGAPFLLLSGPEPDVEWERFAAAVKEIVERLGVRLSVNFHGIPMGVPHTRPVGLTPHGNRTDLVPGHSSPFDEAQVPGSAESLIEYRLMEAGHDVLGVAAHVPHYIARSPYPDAALTVLEAVTAATGLVLPGIAHSLRTDAHRTQNEIDRQIREGDEELTNLVEGLEHQYDAVAGAESRGNMLAEPVDIPSADEIGREFERFLAEREGDG; this comes from the coding sequence GTGCTTGATCCGCAGGGTTTGTACGCATGGGAGCCGAAGGGCCTCGCCGTGGTGGACATGGCGCTCGCCCAGGAGTCGGCCGGTCTTGTCATGCTCTACCACTTCGACGGATACATCGACGCGGGTGAGACCGGCGACCAGATCGTCGACGGACTCCTCGACTCACTGCCTCACCAGGTCGTCGCCCGATTCGACCACGACCGGCTGGTGGACTACCGCGCCCGCCGGCCGCTGCTGACGTTCAAGCGCGACCGCTGGGCTGACTACGAGGTGCCCTCCATCGAGGTACGACTCGTCCAGGACGCCACCGGAGCCCCCTTCCTGCTGCTGTCCGGGCCCGAGCCGGACGTGGAGTGGGAGCGCTTCGCCGCCGCGGTCAAGGAGATCGTGGAACGGCTCGGGGTGCGCCTGTCGGTGAACTTCCACGGCATCCCCATGGGCGTCCCGCACACCCGCCCGGTCGGCCTCACCCCGCACGGCAACCGCACCGACCTCGTCCCGGGCCACAGCAGCCCCTTCGACGAGGCGCAGGTGCCCGGCAGCGCCGAGTCCCTCATCGAGTACCGGCTCATGGAAGCCGGGCACGACGTGCTGGGCGTCGCCGCGCACGTGCCGCACTACATCGCCCGCTCCCCGTACCCGGACGCCGCCCTGACCGTCCTGGAGGCCGTCACCGCGGCCACCGGACTGGTGCTGCCGGGCATCGCGCACTCCCTGCGCACCGACGCCCACCGCACACAGAACGAGATCGACCGCCAGATCCGCGAGGGCGACGAGGAGCTCACCAACCTCGTCGAGGGCCTGGAGCACCAGTACGACGCCGTCGCCGGCGCCGAGAGCCGCGGCAACATGCTCGCCGAGCCGGTGGACATCCCGTCCGCGGACGAGATCGGCCGGGAGTTCGAGCGGTTCCTGGCCGAGCGCGAGGGCGACGGCTGA
- the hrpB gene encoding ATP-dependent helicase HrpB, with translation MIRYDALDALPVRGALPGLTDALDGHGTAVLVAPPGTGKTTLVPLALAGLLGEGPARRVVVAEPRRIAARAAARRMAWLLGEQVGESVGYTVRGERVVGRRARVEVVTTGVLLQRLQRDQELAGVDVVVLDECHERHLDADTVAAFLWDVRQALRPELRLVAASATTDAQGWARLLGDAPVVEAEGTAHPVDVVWAPPTRPVRPPHGMRVDPALLTHVASLVRRALAERAGDVLCFLPGTGEIARVAGQLGTLGDVEVLQVHGRAPAAVQDAVLAGGERRRVVLATSVAESSLTVPGVRVVVDSGLAREPRVDHARGLSALTTVRASQAAGRQRAGRAGREAPGAVYRCWAEAEDTRLPRFPSPEIKVADLTAFALQAACWGDPEATGLALLDPPPGGAMAAARSVLTAIGAVDTDGRATPRGTALARLGLHPRLGRALLDTSGSGAEVVALLSEEPPREYGDDLAAALRTARRGGDAYAGRWRTEVRRLRTNAGGAGDGTAVRDRGDRPAAHGGDERTAGIVAALAFPERVAKADGGSYLMASGTRAELREGSPLRGAPWIAVAVADRPVGKGHARVQLAAAVDEDTARSAAASLYHSGQEVHWADGDVVARRVERLGAIELAVRPMKDADPVLVREALLEGLRQEGFGLLRWSADALVLRQRLAFLRLHLGEPWPDVCDDALHARVDEWLEPELGRARRRGDLARIDAGEALVRLLPWASGDAGRLDELAPERIAVPSGSRIRIDYGNPEQPVLAVKLQEMFGLHESPAVAGVPLLVHLLSPAGRPAAVTADLASFWKDGYKGVRAELRGRYPKHPWPEDPAGAEPTRHTNARLRR, from the coding sequence GTGATCCGTTACGACGCCCTGGACGCGCTGCCCGTACGCGGTGCCCTGCCCGGTCTGACCGACGCCCTGGACGGGCACGGCACGGCGGTGCTCGTCGCGCCGCCCGGCACCGGCAAGACGACGCTGGTGCCGCTGGCGCTGGCGGGTCTGCTCGGCGAGGGGCCGGCGCGGCGGGTGGTCGTGGCGGAGCCGCGGCGGATCGCCGCCCGGGCCGCCGCGCGGCGGATGGCGTGGCTGCTGGGCGAGCAGGTCGGCGAGAGCGTCGGCTACACCGTGCGCGGGGAGCGGGTCGTCGGGCGCCGCGCGCGCGTGGAGGTCGTCACGACCGGTGTGCTGCTCCAGCGGTTGCAGCGCGACCAGGAGCTCGCGGGCGTGGACGTCGTCGTCCTGGACGAGTGCCACGAGCGGCATCTGGACGCGGACACGGTGGCGGCGTTCCTGTGGGACGTACGGCAGGCGTTGCGGCCGGAGCTGCGGCTGGTGGCCGCGTCGGCGACGACGGACGCGCAGGGGTGGGCGCGGCTGCTGGGCGACGCGCCGGTCGTCGAGGCCGAGGGCACCGCGCACCCCGTGGACGTGGTCTGGGCCCCGCCGACCCGTCCCGTACGGCCGCCGCACGGGATGCGGGTCGACCCGGCGCTGCTGACGCATGTGGCGTCGTTGGTACGGCGGGCGCTGGCCGAGCGGGCCGGGGACGTGCTGTGTTTCCTGCCGGGCACGGGCGAGATCGCTCGGGTGGCCGGGCAGCTGGGGACTCTCGGGGACGTCGAGGTGCTCCAGGTGCACGGGCGAGCGCCGGCTGCCGTGCAGGACGCGGTGCTGGCCGGCGGGGAGCGGCGGCGGGTGGTGCTGGCGACGTCCGTGGCGGAGTCGTCCCTGACGGTTCCCGGGGTGCGGGTGGTCGTCGACTCCGGGCTCGCGCGGGAGCCCCGCGTGGACCACGCGCGCGGGCTGAGCGCGCTGACGACGGTACGGGCCTCGCAGGCGGCCGGCCGGCAGCGGGCAGGGCGGGCCGGGCGCGAGGCGCCGGGCGCGGTGTACCGCTGCTGGGCGGAGGCCGAGGACACCCGGCTCCCCCGCTTCCCGTCCCCGGAGATCAAGGTGGCCGACCTGACGGCCTTCGCCCTGCAGGCGGCGTGCTGGGGCGACCCGGAGGCGACCGGCCTTGCCCTGCTGGACCCGCCGCCGGGCGGCGCGATGGCGGCGGCGAGGAGCGTCCTCACGGCCATCGGCGCCGTGGACACCGACGGCCGCGCCACCCCGCGCGGCACCGCCCTGGCCCGCCTGGGGCTGCATCCCCGTCTGGGACGGGCACTCCTGGACACGTCCGGCTCGGGCGCCGAGGTGGTCGCGCTGCTGAGCGAGGAGCCCCCGAGGGAGTACGGCGACGACCTGGCCGCGGCGCTGCGGACGGCCCGCCGCGGCGGTGACGCGTACGCGGGGCGCTGGCGCACGGAGGTGCGTCGGCTGCGGACGAACGCCGGGGGTGCGGGCGACGGCACGGCGGTGCGTGACAGGGGCGATCGTCCCGCGGCGCACGGCGGCGACGAGCGGACCGCCGGGATCGTCGCCGCCCTCGCGTTCCCCGAGCGGGTCGCCAAGGCCGACGGTGGTTCCTATCTGATGGCCTCCGGGACGCGGGCCGAGTTGCGGGAGGGGAGTCCGTTGCGGGGTGCGCCGTGGATCGCCGTGGCCGTGGCGGACCGGCCCGTGGGCAAGGGGCATGCGCGGGTGCAGCTCGCCGCCGCGGTGGACGAGGACACGGCCCGCTCGGCGGCGGCCTCCTTGTATCACTCGGGCCAGGAGGTGCACTGGGCCGACGGGGACGTCGTCGCCCGGCGGGTCGAGCGGCTCGGGGCGATCGAGCTGGCGGTGCGGCCCATGAAGGACGCCGACCCCGTTCTCGTACGCGAGGCGCTGCTCGAAGGGCTGCGGCAGGAAGGGTTCGGTCTGTTGCGGTGGTCCGCCGACGCCCTCGTGCTGCGGCAGCGGCTCGCCTTTTTGCGACTGCATCTCGGGGAGCCGTGGCCCGATGTCTGTGACGACGCGCTGCACGCGCGCGTGGACGAGTGGCTGGAGCCCGAGCTGGGGCGGGCGCGGCGGCGGGGCGACCTGGCGCGGATCGACGCCGGGGAGGCGCTCGTACGGCTGCTGCCGTGGGCCTCGGGGGACGCCGGGCGACTGGACGAGCTGGCCCCGGAGCGGATCGCCGTACCCAGTGGGTCCAGGATCCGGATCGACTACGGCAATCCGGAGCAGCCCGTTCTCGCCGTGAAGTTGCAGGAGATGTTCGGACTGCACGAGTCGCCGGCCGTCGCCGGCGTGCCGCTGCTGGTCCACCTCCTCTCCCCCGCCGGGCGGCCCGCGGCCGTCACCGCCGACCTCGCCTCCTTCTGGAAGGACGGCTACAAGGGCGTACGGGCGGAGCTGCGCGGCCGCTATCCGAAGCACCCGTGGCCCGAGGACCCGGCCGGCGCCGAGCCGACCCGGCACACCAACGCCCGGCTCAGGCGGTGA
- a CDS encoding class I SAM-dependent methyltransferase, translating to MIQEPVSPEIESAEPEATRRQADVAESSRANRGWWDRNADEYQIEHGTFLGDDRFVWGPEGLDEVEAELLGPPEDLKGKDVLEIGAGAAQCSRWLAEQGARPVALDISHRQLQHSLRIGGAFPLVCADAGALPFADGSFDLACSAYGALPFVADPVRVLREVRRVLRPGGRFVFSVTHPIRWAFPDEPGPEGLSVAASYFDRTPYVEQDDEGRAVYVEHHRTIGDRVRDVVAGGFHLVNLVEPEWPAWNTSEWGGWSPLRGNLIPGTAIFVCVRD from the coding sequence ATCATCCAAGAGCCCGTATCGCCCGAGATCGAGTCCGCCGAGCCGGAGGCCACTCGGCGTCAGGCCGACGTCGCCGAGAGTTCCCGCGCCAACCGTGGCTGGTGGGACCGCAACGCGGACGAGTACCAGATCGAGCACGGCACCTTCCTCGGCGACGACCGCTTCGTCTGGGGTCCCGAGGGCCTGGACGAGGTGGAGGCCGAGCTGCTCGGACCGCCGGAGGACCTCAAGGGCAAGGACGTCCTGGAGATCGGTGCCGGCGCCGCCCAGTGCTCGCGCTGGCTGGCCGAGCAGGGGGCCCGTCCGGTCGCCCTGGACATCTCGCACCGCCAGCTCCAGCACTCGTTGCGCATCGGGGGCGCGTTCCCTCTGGTGTGCGCCGACGCGGGCGCGCTTCCCTTCGCCGACGGCTCCTTCGACCTGGCGTGCTCGGCGTACGGCGCGCTGCCGTTCGTCGCGGACCCGGTGCGGGTGCTGCGCGAGGTGCGCCGGGTGCTGCGGCCGGGCGGCCGCTTCGTCTTCTCGGTCACCCACCCGATCCGCTGGGCCTTCCCCGACGAGCCCGGCCCGGAGGGCCTGTCCGTCGCCGCCTCCTACTTCGACCGCACCCCGTATGTGGAGCAGGACGACGAGGGCCGCGCGGTCTACGTCGAGCACCACCGCACCATCGGCGACCGGGTGCGGGACGTCGTGGCCGGAGGGTTCCACCTGGTGAACCTGGTCGAGCCGGAGTGGCCGGCCTGGAACACCTCCGAGTGGGGCGGCTGGTCGCCGCTGCGCGGGAACCTGATCCCGGGGACGGCGATCTTCGTGTGCGTAAGAGACTGA
- a CDS encoding uracil-DNA glycosylase, whose product MDALDDLDLRVSGCRACPRLVDWREEVARTKRAAFADQTYWGRPVPGFGPPDARLLIIGLAPAAHGGNRTGRMFTGDRSGDVLYQALYDVGLASQPTSVAVDDGLELYGVRVTAPVHCAPPDNKPTPGERETCRPWLVQELMLLRPTVRAVVVLGGFGWQATLPALAEAGWLVPRPRPAFGHGVRIGIDGSVGGGGPEGLELFGCFHVSQRNTFTGKLTPAMLREVLSTAARAAGLGK is encoded by the coding sequence GTGGACGCCCTCGACGATCTCGACCTGCGGGTTTCGGGCTGCCGGGCCTGTCCGCGGCTGGTCGACTGGCGGGAGGAGGTGGCCCGCACCAAGCGCGCCGCCTTCGCCGACCAGACGTACTGGGGCCGACCCGTGCCCGGCTTCGGACCGCCCGACGCCCGGCTGCTGATCATCGGGCTCGCACCGGCGGCGCACGGCGGCAACCGCACCGGCCGGATGTTCACCGGCGACCGCTCCGGTGACGTGCTGTACCAGGCCCTGTACGACGTCGGACTCGCCTCGCAGCCCACGTCGGTCGCCGTCGACGACGGCCTGGAGCTGTACGGCGTCCGCGTGACCGCCCCCGTGCACTGCGCCCCGCCCGACAACAAGCCCACCCCCGGCGAGCGGGAGACGTGCCGGCCCTGGCTGGTGCAGGAGCTGATGCTGCTGCGGCCGACGGTCCGGGCGGTCGTCGTACTGGGCGGCTTCGGCTGGCAGGCGACGCTGCCGGCGCTGGCGGAGGCGGGGTGGCTGGTGCCCCGGCCGCGGCCCGCGTTCGGGCACGGGGTCCGGATCGGGATCGACGGGTCCGTCGGGGGCGGCGGGCCGGAGGGGCTGGAGCTCTTCGGGTGCTTCCACGTCAGTCAGCGCAACACCTTCACCGGGAAACTCACGCCCGCGATGCTGCGGGAGGTGCTGAGTACGGCGGCTCGGGCGGCGGGGCTCGGAAAGTGA
- a CDS encoding acyltransferase domain-containing protein yields MLPDTDELAEVLLDLSVPHEDVNDLVRMGRRVTDDPELRGFLERSVDELVRGMGEVGGPVDLPDLDWASGPLQRCFSVYVFVAALPHTRAYHRERGIPADVSRHTLADLGRNMAVHRRRHGRAGVQAPWWLIHHFRGELYQLGRLQFERARLGQRAGTRLAAAGIDVGPDSLCLNVHIPDFRGPMSPSAVDRSLALAREFFALHFPLERYRVATCHSWLLDDQLRKYLPGDSNIVRFQERFRIAREDREPADTEPVQFVFGDPELPIESLPRGTAVERAVGDHLRAGGHWYIGHGWLPFEKNG; encoded by the coding sequence GTGCTGCCGGACACCGATGAACTCGCAGAAGTGCTGCTCGACCTTTCCGTACCTCATGAGGACGTCAACGACCTCGTACGGATGGGCCGCCGGGTGACGGACGACCCGGAGCTGCGGGGATTCCTGGAGCGGTCCGTCGACGAGCTCGTCCGGGGGATGGGCGAGGTCGGCGGCCCGGTCGACCTGCCCGACCTCGACTGGGCCTCGGGCCCCCTGCAGCGCTGCTTCTCCGTGTACGTGTTCGTCGCCGCGCTGCCGCACACCCGCGCCTACCACCGCGAGCGCGGCATTCCGGCCGACGTCTCCCGGCACACCCTCGCCGACCTCGGGCGGAACATGGCCGTGCACCGCAGGCGGCACGGCCGGGCGGGCGTGCAGGCGCCGTGGTGGCTCATCCATCACTTCCGCGGCGAGCTGTACCAGCTGGGCCGGTTGCAGTTCGAGCGGGCACGCCTCGGGCAGCGCGCCGGGACGCGGCTCGCGGCGGCGGGCATCGACGTGGGCCCTGACTCGCTCTGCCTCAATGTGCACATACCCGACTTCCGCGGCCCGATGTCCCCCTCGGCGGTGGACCGTTCGCTGGCGCTGGCCCGGGAGTTCTTCGCTCTGCACTTCCCGCTGGAGCGGTACCGGGTGGCGACCTGTCACTCCTGGCTGCTGGACGACCAGCTCAGGAAGTACCTTCCCGGCGACTCCAACATCGTCCGCTTCCAGGAGCGGTTCCGCATCGCCCGCGAGGACCGGGAACCGGCCGACACCGAGCCCGTGCAATTCGTCTTCGGCGACCCGGAGTTGCCGATCGAGAGCCTGCCGCGCGGCACGGCCGTGGAGCGGGCCGTCGGGGACCATCTGCGGGCGGGCGGACACTGGTACATCGGGCACGGGTGGCTGCCGTTCGAGAAGAACGGCTGA
- the rpsA gene encoding 30S ribosomal protein S1 → MTSSTETTATTPQVAVNDIGNEEAFLAAIDETIKYFNDGDIVDGVIVKVDRDEVLLDIGYKTEGVIPSRELSIKHDVDPNEVVAVGDEIEALVLQKEDKEGRLILSKKRAQYERAWGTIEKIKEEDGIVTGTVIEVVKGGLILDIGLRGFLPASLVEMRRVRDLQPYVGKELEAKIIELDKNRNNVVLSRRAWLEQTQSEVRQTFLTTLQKGQVRSGVVSSIVNFGAFVDLGGVDGLVHVSELSWKHIDHPSEVVEVGQEVTVEVLDVDMDRERVSLSLKATQEDPWQQFARTHQIGQVVPGKVTKLVPFGAFVRVDEGIEGLVHISELAERHVEIPEQVVQVNDEIFVKVIDIDLERRRISLSLKQANEAFGADPATVEFDPTLYGMAASYDDQGNYIYPEGFDPETNDWLEGFESQREVWENQYAEAQTRFEQHQQQVIKSREADAAAAAEGGDSAGAAPAASGGGSYSSEGADNSGALASDEALAALREKLAGGQS, encoded by the coding sequence ATGACGAGCAGCACCGAGACCACCGCCACCACCCCGCAGGTTGCGGTCAACGACATCGGTAACGAGGAAGCCTTCCTCGCCGCGATCGACGAGACGATCAAGTACTTCAACGACGGCGACATCGTCGACGGCGTCATCGTGAAGGTCGACCGGGACGAGGTCCTGCTCGACATCGGTTACAAGACCGAAGGTGTCATCCCGAGCCGCGAGCTCTCGATCAAGCACGACGTCGACCCCAACGAGGTCGTCGCCGTCGGTGACGAGATCGAAGCCCTTGTTCTCCAGAAGGAGGACAAGGAAGGCCGCCTGATCCTCTCGAAGAAGCGCGCCCAGTACGAGCGTGCCTGGGGCACCATCGAGAAGATCAAGGAAGAGGACGGCATCGTCACCGGTACCGTCATCGAGGTCGTCAAGGGTGGTCTCATCCTCGACATCGGCCTCCGCGGCTTCCTCCCGGCCTCCCTGGTCGAGATGCGCCGTGTTCGCGACCTCCAGCCGTACGTCGGCAAGGAGCTCGAGGCCAAGATCATCGAGCTGGACAAGAACCGCAACAACGTGGTCCTGTCCCGCCGTGCCTGGCTGGAGCAGACCCAGTCCGAGGTCCGCCAGACGTTCCTCACGACCCTCCAGAAGGGTCAGGTCCGTTCCGGCGTCGTCTCCTCGATCGTCAACTTCGGTGCCTTCGTGGACCTGGGTGGCGTCGACGGTCTGGTCCACGTCTCCGAGCTGTCCTGGAAGCACATCGACCACCCGTCCGAGGTTGTCGAGGTCGGCCAGGAAGTCACCGTCGAGGTCCTCGACGTCGACATGGACCGCGAGCGTGTCTCCCTGTCGCTGAAGGCGACGCAGGAAGACCCGTGGCAGCAGTTCGCCCGCACCCACCAGATCGGCCAGGTCGTGCCCGGCAAGGTCACGAAGCTGGTTCCGTTCGGTGCGTTCGTCCGCGTGGACGAGGGCATCGAGGGTCTGGTCCACATCTCCGAGCTGGCCGAGCGCCACGTGGAGATCCCGGAGCAGGTCGTCCAGGTCAATGACGAGATCTTCGTCAAGGTCATCGACATCGACCTCGAGCGCCGTCGCATCAGCCTCTCGCTGAAGCAGGCCAACGAGGCCTTCGGTGCCGACCCGGCGACGGTCGAGTTCGACCCGACCCTGTACGGCATGGCCGCGTCGTACGACGACCAGGGCAACTACATCTACCCCGAGGGCTTCGACCCCGAGACCAACGACTGGCTCGAGGGCTTCGAGTCGCAGCGTGAGGTCTGGGAGAACCAGTACGCCGAGGCGCAGACCCGCTTCGAGCAGCACCAGCAGCAGGTCATCAAGAGCCGCGAGGCCGACGCTGCTGCCGCTGCCGAGGGTGGCGACAGCGCGGGTGCGGCTCCGGCCGCGTCCGGTGGCGGTTCGTACTCCTCCGAGGGCGCCGACAACAGCGGTGCGCTTGCCTCGGACGAGGCGCTTGCCGCGCTGCGGGAGAAGCTGGCGGGTGGGCAGAGCTGA
- a CDS encoding DoxX family protein, translating to MSETTASVATGNSRTVIAESATPRGRRARIALRGLQILLALFYAIASALPKLIAHPSAAEGFDELGWGSAGMYTIGALELAGAIALLIPVLQSVAAMALSALMVGAFIVTITAFGGENAATPLILIVPLALIAWARRSSNADLLRLVRRRA from the coding sequence ATGTCCGAGACCACCGCCTCCGTCGCCACCGGCAACTCCCGCACCGTCATCGCCGAGTCCGCGACCCCGCGCGGCCGCCGCGCCCGGATCGCCCTGCGCGGCCTCCAGATCCTGCTCGCCCTCTTCTACGCGATCGCCAGCGCGCTGCCCAAGCTGATCGCGCACCCCTCGGCCGCCGAGGGCTTCGACGAGCTCGGCTGGGGCAGCGCCGGGATGTACACCATCGGCGCGCTCGAACTGGCCGGTGCGATCGCGCTGTTGATCCCGGTGCTCCAGTCGGTGGCGGCGATGGCGCTGAGCGCGCTGATGGTCGGCGCGTTCATCGTCACGATCACCGCCTTCGGCGGCGAGAACGCGGCGACACCGCTCATCCTCATCGTGCCGCTCGCCCTGATCGCCTGGGCCCGGCGCAGTTCGAACGCGGATCTGCTGCGGCTGGTGCGACGACGCGCGTGA
- a CDS encoding RNA-binding S4 domain-containing protein, whose protein sequence is MAVEDDEQRGGDTAEGQPADAASAGQPAETPAAEQPVDPKIADAVAAAEAAGVQNGESVRVDSWIWAVRLVKTRSMGATACKGGHVRVNGQNVKPSHTLRIGDEVRVRHENRERIVVVKRLIRKRVGAPVAAQCYVDNSPPPPPREAVAPAGIRDRGTGRPTKRDRRDMERLRGLMGGSAGRPREH, encoded by the coding sequence ATGGCAGTCGAGGATGACGAGCAACGGGGCGGCGACACGGCCGAGGGACAGCCCGCGGACGCGGCGAGCGCCGGGCAGCCCGCCGAGACGCCGGCCGCCGAGCAGCCCGTCGACCCGAAGATCGCCGACGCCGTGGCCGCCGCCGAGGCCGCCGGTGTGCAGAACGGCGAGTCCGTGCGCGTCGACAGCTGGATCTGGGCCGTACGCCTGGTGAAGACCCGTTCCATGGGCGCCACCGCCTGCAAGGGCGGCCACGTGCGTGTGAACGGCCAGAACGTGAAGCCGTCGCACACCCTGCGCATCGGCGACGAGGTGCGGGTGCGTCATGAGAACCGGGAGCGGATCGTCGTCGTCAAGCGCCTCATCCGCAAGCGGGTCGGCGCCCCGGTCGCGGCCCAGTGCTACGTCGACAACTCGCCCCCTCCGCCGCCGCGCGAGGCCGTCGCCCCGGCCGGCATCCGCGACCGCGGCACCGGCCGCCCCACCAAGCGGGACCGCCGCGACATGGAACGCCTGCGCGGACTGATGGGCGGCAGCGCGGGACGGCCGCGCGAACACTGA
- a CDS encoding DUF6343 family protein, protein MRTGSEPTTARSALRVRFWLCVWGVLWAIFGTAAFALAGRPGWAAACGVLWLVITIDMTMILRHIRQGPHYQPGRDVPPYLPPEDRPYRPPRQPPGTPPAPPTQRHPDRPPP, encoded by the coding sequence ATGCGTACAGGCAGTGAGCCTACGACGGCACGCAGTGCACTGCGGGTCCGTTTCTGGCTGTGCGTGTGGGGTGTGCTCTGGGCGATCTTCGGCACCGCCGCGTTCGCCCTGGCGGGACGCCCCGGCTGGGCCGCGGCCTGCGGCGTGCTGTGGCTGGTGATCACGATCGACATGACCATGATCCTGCGGCACATCCGCCAGGGGCCCCACTACCAGCCGGGCCGCGACGTGCCGCCGTACCTCCCGCCCGAGGACCGCCCCTACCGCCCGCCCCGGCAACCGCCCGGGACCCCTCCTGCGCCGCCGACGCAGAGGCACCCGGACCGCCCGCCGCCGTAG